The following coding sequences are from one Pedosphaera parvula Ellin514 window:
- a CDS encoding DUF1361 domain-containing protein has product MKPNNLNLKQEVAIPLLTLLFVSGVGAVLVGLRVLWTRDWNYCFLIWNLFLAWMPLVFAVGVSRRYRKGERLGFAIYSLAALWLLFFPNAPYIFTDLIHLTTWFKHRYWTDMSLILLFAFTGFLLGFMSLYLMQRVVADRFGGTMSWLFIMVTAGLGGFGIYLGRVRRWNSWDVVVDPMGIVRDMAHWVTHPMANRTWIGFTALFATFLFLGYLMLYALTHLQPAQQREVTN; this is encoded by the coding sequence ATGAAGCCAAATAATCTGAATTTGAAACAGGAAGTAGCGATACCTTTGTTGACTCTGCTTTTTGTTTCTGGGGTGGGAGCAGTTTTGGTGGGCTTGAGAGTGCTATGGACTCGCGACTGGAATTACTGTTTCCTGATCTGGAATTTATTTCTGGCCTGGATGCCGCTGGTGTTTGCGGTGGGTGTATCGCGTCGATACCGAAAGGGAGAACGTCTGGGCTTTGCCATTTACTCACTCGCAGCGTTGTGGCTGTTGTTTTTTCCCAATGCGCCATATATTTTTACCGATCTCATCCATCTGACCACCTGGTTCAAGCACCGTTATTGGACCGACATGAGTTTGATTTTATTGTTTGCCTTCACAGGATTCCTGCTCGGGTTCATGTCCCTTTACCTGATGCAGCGAGTAGTGGCGGATCGTTTTGGTGGGACTATGAGTTGGCTGTTTATCATGGTCACGGCAGGTTTGGGTGGATTTGGAATTTATCTTGGACGTGTTCGTCGGTGGAATAGTTGGGACGTTGTGGTTGATCCGATGGGAATTGTTCGTGATATGGCTCATTGGGTGACACATCCCATGGCTAATAGAACCTGGATTGGCTTCACCGCTTTGTTCGCAACTTTTTTGTTTCTTGGTTATTTAATGTTATATGCGCTGACGCATTTGCAGCCAGCGCAGCAACGTGAAGTGACAAATTGA
- a CDS encoding M55 family metallopeptidase has product MRVLIMTDMEGVSGIVVWEQVEGGKPLYEECRRLYTEEINAAVRGAKAAGATEIVVVDCHGAGGGWTFNSLVPELLDPACEWVNHHPWGRYTELLEKGCDAALFVGMHARAGTPDGVLCHTISSTTWRNLYFNDFPVGETGINAAVCGHYNCPVLLVTGDEATCREAKELLGEGVTTVAVKKGLSRFSARNIPPVRARQMIEDGAREALKNLKAVKPYKPKSPCTITIDLPTVDRAGEFRGRHGVTIPDPLKVVSKGKNWMEAWNQIWHWRV; this is encoded by the coding sequence ATGCGCGTATTGATCATGACGGACATGGAAGGGGTGAGCGGGATTGTCGTTTGGGAACAGGTAGAAGGGGGCAAACCGTTGTATGAGGAATGTCGCCGACTCTATACCGAGGAGATCAATGCCGCGGTGCGTGGCGCGAAGGCGGCGGGTGCGACCGAGATTGTGGTGGTCGATTGCCATGGTGCGGGCGGTGGTTGGACCTTCAACTCGCTTGTCCCAGAATTGCTCGATCCGGCTTGTGAATGGGTGAATCATCATCCGTGGGGACGCTATACGGAACTGCTCGAAAAAGGTTGCGACGCCGCGCTCTTTGTCGGCATGCATGCCCGTGCCGGAACTCCTGACGGGGTGCTTTGCCACACGATTTCCTCGACGACGTGGCGCAATTTATATTTCAACGATTTTCCAGTTGGGGAAACCGGCATCAATGCGGCTGTGTGCGGTCATTACAATTGTCCCGTGCTGCTGGTTACTGGCGATGAAGCGACCTGTCGCGAGGCGAAGGAGCTTTTGGGCGAAGGAGTCACCACCGTAGCGGTGAAGAAGGGGCTTTCACGTTTTTCCGCACGTAACATTCCGCCGGTGCGCGCCCGTCAGATGATCGAAGACGGTGCCCGCGAGGCTTTGAAAAATTTGAAAGCGGTCAAGCCTTACAAACCGAAGTCACCTTGCACGATCACGATTGATCTTCCCACGGTGGACAGGGCCGGTGAATTTCGCGGGCGTCATGGCGTGACGATTCCCGATCCGTTGAAAGTGGTGAGCAAGGGAAAGAACTGGATGGAAGCGTGGAATCAGATCTGGCATTGGCGGGTTTGA
- a CDS encoding PAS domain-containing sensor histidine kinase yields the protein MRRFEDHYQVLFENNPLPMWVYDLDSLAFVAVNTAAIQHYGYSREEFLKMTILDIRPLEDIPRLKAAIPKQQTASNIGFQKVGVWRHRKKDGSLIHVDVSSEQVTYEGKAARLALLNDVTELKRSTAQVHLLETCIARVNDVVIITEAEPLDEPGPRIVFVNEAFTKYTGYSQEEAIGQSPRFLQGPKTSHTIRQRIRAALESKTPTREEIINYTKSGEQVWWEIEITPIIDERGRCTHFVAIQRDVTERKRSEKALKQSETRLKEAQRVANIGSWEWNVTERKVMWSDELYRIFGLEPQSFPITANSFLESIHPDDRPMMREKIEEMRKHARPFREHYRIVRPDGAVRHIFAHGEFACDNNTKVVRLMGTVQDITDRKIAEESRIRTAKLETANKELESFSYSVSHDLRAPLRTIDGFSRMLIEDYGDKLDETGKSYLEFISSAAHRMSQLIQDLLELSRVTSSQIHRNEFNLSALTETVAGELRQQDPERKAAFYIQPDLMVNADQRLMRIVMENLLRNAWKFTSKIPAARIEFGMFARDTEKVYFVRDNGAGFDMAFADRLFGVFQRLHPEADFAGTGIGLATVHRIIGRHGGRVWAEGAVDQGATFYFTLPA from the coding sequence ATGCGACGTTTCGAAGACCATTATCAGGTGTTGTTCGAGAATAACCCTCTACCAATGTGGGTGTATGATCTTGATTCGCTCGCATTTGTGGCAGTCAACACAGCTGCGATTCAACACTACGGTTACTCGCGGGAAGAGTTCCTGAAGATGACCATCCTGGATATCCGTCCTTTGGAAGATATTCCCCGTTTGAAAGCCGCCATTCCCAAACAGCAAACAGCAAGCAATATTGGCTTCCAGAAAGTCGGTGTCTGGCGACATCGCAAAAAGGACGGCTCACTGATCCATGTGGATGTTTCATCTGAGCAGGTAACCTATGAAGGGAAAGCGGCGCGGCTGGCTCTTTTGAATGACGTCACTGAACTGAAGCGTTCCACGGCCCAAGTTCATCTCCTGGAAACCTGCATCGCACGGGTCAATGACGTGGTGATTATCACCGAAGCCGAACCGCTCGATGAACCGGGGCCGCGGATCGTGTTTGTAAACGAAGCATTCACCAAGTACACCGGTTATTCCCAGGAGGAAGCGATTGGCCAGAGTCCGCGCTTCCTGCAAGGTCCCAAAACCAGCCACACCATTCGCCAGCGAATCCGCGCGGCGTTGGAATCCAAAACCCCGACGCGTGAGGAAATAATTAATTACACCAAGAGCGGCGAGCAGGTTTGGTGGGAAATCGAAATTACCCCCATCATCGATGAACGCGGCAGATGCACTCACTTCGTGGCGATTCAACGTGATGTCACGGAACGGAAGCGCTCTGAAAAGGCACTTAAACAAAGCGAAACCAGGTTGAAGGAGGCGCAACGGGTTGCCAATATTGGGAGTTGGGAATGGAATGTCACGGAGCGCAAGGTGATGTGGTCGGATGAGCTTTACCGGATCTTTGGTTTGGAACCACAGTCTTTTCCCATCACGGCAAATTCCTTTCTGGAGAGCATTCATCCGGACGACCGGCCGATGATGCGTGAAAAAATCGAAGAAATGCGCAAACATGCGCGTCCTTTCCGGGAACACTACCGTATTGTTCGCCCGGATGGCGCGGTGCGGCATATTTTCGCGCATGGTGAGTTTGCCTGTGATAATAATACCAAAGTCGTTCGTTTGATGGGGACTGTCCAGGACATCACGGATCGGAAGATCGCGGAAGAGAGTCGTATTCGCACCGCCAAATTGGAAACTGCCAACAAGGAATTGGAATCGTTTTCGTATTCGGTGTCCCACGATTTGCGCGCGCCGTTGCGAACGATTGATGGCTTTAGCCGCATGTTGATCGAGGACTACGGCGACAAACTGGATGAAACGGGAAAGAGTTATCTCGAATTCATCAGCTCCGCCGCCCATCGGATGAGCCAGTTGATTCAAGATTTATTGGAACTCTCCCGGGTGACCAGCAGTCAGATTCATAGAAACGAATTTAACCTCAGCGCTTTGACGGAAACCGTGGCGGGTGAATTACGTCAACAGGATCCTGAACGAAAAGCCGCTTTTTATATTCAGCCGGACTTAATGGTAAATGCCGATCAACGGCTGATGCGGATCGTGATGGAAAACCTGCTTCGCAATGCGTGGAAGTTTACGAGCAAGATTCCGGCGGCACGGATTGAGTTTGGCATGTTCGCGAGGGACACTGAGAAGGTTTACTTTGTGCGGGATAACGGTGCCGGCTTTGACATGGCTTTTGCCGATAGACTGTTTGGTGTGTTTCAACGGTTGCATCCGGAAGCAGATTTTGCCGGCACAGGCATCGGGTTGGCGACGGTACACCGCATCATCGGTCGTCATGGTGGCAGGGTATGGGCGGAAGGAGCGGTGGATCAAGGGGCCACTTTTTATTTCACACTTCCTGCATGA
- the tnpA gene encoding IS200/IS605 family transposase has translation MPQSLSRILVHLIFSTKDRSPVLTPEISIQLYPYAATVLRDMGCPALQVGGHTDHLHLLFGLSRTLSIAETVEHIKTTSSKWLKTKSPALSHFHWQLGYGSFSIGSSQADDVIKYITNQSEHHRKMTFQEEYRKFLERYQVPYDERYVWD, from the coding sequence ATGCCACAATCCCTCTCACGCATCCTCGTGCATCTCATATTCAGCACCAAAGACCGTTCCCCCGTTCTTACTCCGGAAATCTCAATCCAACTTTATCCCTACGCGGCAACGGTGCTCCGCGATATGGGTTGCCCCGCACTCCAGGTCGGGGGCCACACGGATCACCTGCATCTCCTCTTCGGACTTTCCCGCACACTCTCCATTGCCGAAACCGTCGAACACATCAAAACGACCTCCTCCAAATGGCTGAAAACCAAATCACCCGCACTATCCCATTTTCACTGGCAACTGGGCTACGGCTCCTTTTCCATCGGCAGCTCCCAGGCTGATGACGTGATCAAATACATCACCAACCAATCCGAGCATCACCGCAAAATGACCTTCCAGGAAGAATACAGAAAATTCCTGGAACGTTATCAGGTCCCCTACGACGAACGGTATGTCTGGGATTGA
- a CDS encoding Gfo/Idh/MocA family protein, giving the protein MTKILLLGLGRWGANHLRNLNALPIELYVAERDAKLLDPARKLGLPEARLTTNYKDFLSKVDGAVVVTPAQTHFPLCKEFLEAGKDVFVEKPITLTSKEAKELTELAEKNKRILQVGHIFRFDPASQWLKNAIRSGQFGRVQMLRSNFSGFKRPRNDSGMMFADAIHFVDLFNYFLGKTPKRVHAILQDFLGRGDKDDACFLSLEYETDKGLTWATIETNYFLPGKYREVSVMGSELSALCDLNAPKDKIKTFANKHVKEGNEFKAVEGASQVIETKAEEPLKAELQAFIDSIQTRKAPLADGWAGYESVRILEAAQESAKTGRTVTLP; this is encoded by the coding sequence ATGACCAAAATTTTATTGTTGGGTCTGGGCCGCTGGGGTGCAAATCATTTGCGCAATTTAAACGCGCTGCCGATTGAATTATACGTAGCCGAGCGAGATGCGAAATTACTCGATCCCGCCCGCAAGTTGGGCTTGCCCGAAGCACGTCTCACCACGAACTACAAGGATTTCCTATCCAAGGTGGATGGGGCCGTAGTGGTCACGCCCGCGCAAACCCACTTTCCGTTGTGCAAAGAATTCCTTGAGGCCGGCAAGGACGTATTCGTTGAGAAACCGATTACGCTGACCTCGAAGGAAGCGAAGGAATTGACCGAACTCGCGGAGAAGAATAAACGCATCCTCCAAGTCGGACACATTTTCCGCTTCGACCCCGCCTCGCAATGGCTTAAGAACGCCATTCGGTCGGGACAGTTTGGCCGTGTGCAAATGTTGCGCAGCAATTTCAGCGGCTTCAAACGCCCGCGCAACGACAGCGGCATGATGTTCGCCGATGCGATTCATTTCGTGGATCTCTTTAACTATTTCCTCGGCAAAACGCCGAAACGGGTCCACGCCATCCTGCAGGATTTCCTCGGGCGCGGGGATAAGGACGATGCGTGCTTCCTGTCGCTCGAATATGAAACGGATAAGGGCTTGACCTGGGCGACCATCGAGACCAACTACTTTTTGCCCGGCAAATACCGCGAAGTGAGCGTCATGGGCAGCGAGCTGAGCGCCCTCTGCGATTTGAACGCGCCCAAGGATAAAATCAAAACCTTCGCGAACAAGCACGTAAAGGAAGGCAACGAGTTCAAAGCCGTGGAAGGAGCTTCTCAAGTCATCGAGACGAAAGCGGAGGAACCGCTAAAAGCCGAACTCCAGGCATTTATTGATTCCATCCAAACCCGTAAAGCGCCGCTGGCCGATGGTTGGGCCGGTTACGAATCCGTGCGCATCCTCGAAGCCGCTCAGGAATCAGCGAAGACTGGCCGAACCGTGACACTACCATAG
- a CDS encoding prepilin-type N-terminal cleavage/methylation domain-containing protein has protein sequence MNSSAQTNVVKKCRAFTLIELLVVIAIIGILAALLLPTLASAKKTARRIKCASNLKQLAAGMQLYADDHNDYLPGPAWQGFYPVYDDNEELFLLRYLATYLGQPAPSSTIKGVEVATCPESAALTKMSLSGNLSTTLRQPLSYIISITVTNIKDDVVTRPFGYPYKSLPNSNGQTTNEPPKRLHEIRSPTTSWAMVDADQMNAISLAQYYTFIPANKAHGKVRNNLFFDWHVEAVKD, from the coding sequence ATGAATTCTTCCGCTCAAACAAACGTGGTAAAGAAGTGTCGTGCCTTTACCCTCATTGAACTGCTGGTGGTGATTGCGATCATCGGCATCCTCGCTGCCTTGCTGTTGCCCACGCTCGCCAGCGCCAAAAAAACCGCCCGCCGCATCAAGTGCGCCAGCAACCTCAAGCAACTCGCCGCCGGCATGCAACTCTACGCGGATGATCACAATGATTATCTGCCTGGCCCGGCGTGGCAGGGCTTTTATCCGGTTTATGACGACAACGAGGAACTTTTTCTGCTACGGTATCTTGCTACCTACTTGGGGCAACCTGCTCCCAGCTCCACGATAAAAGGAGTAGAGGTGGCCACCTGTCCGGAGTCAGCCGCGCTCACCAAAATGTCACTCTCGGGAAACCTTTCCACGACCTTGCGCCAGCCGTTGAGCTATATCATCAGCATCACCGTGACAAATATTAAGGATGATGTCGTGACGCGTCCCTTTGGCTATCCCTACAAGAGCCTGCCGAACAGCAACGGACAGACCACGAATGAGCCGCCCAAGAGATTACACGAGATTCGCAGTCCCACCACTTCATGGGCCATGGTCGATGCCGACCAGATGAATGCCATCAGCCTCGCCCAGTATTACACTTTTATTCCCGCCAATAAAGCCCACGGGAAAGTGCGGAACAACCTCTTCTTCGATTGGCATGTTGAGGCAGTAAAGGATTAA
- the mqnC gene encoding cyclic dehypoxanthinyl futalosine synthase, translated as MIYDASLDELLQRVWDGQRVTAVEALRLYHLPLEELGALSDRRRQLIKAPAYNGHGNKIVTYIVDRNVNYTNVCNVYCKFCAFYRTEKEDDSYVITHEEMDKKIEETIALGGTQILMQGGHHPKLSLQWYLDLLSHIKTKFPQINIHGFSPSEFIHFREVFNLPLEEIISQFVKAGLGSIPGGGGEILVDRVRKRISPLKAMSDDWMSVMDVAHKLGLASTATMMFGHVETVEERIEHLERVRAQQDKTKGFTAFIAWTFQAEHTMLKATTVGAHEYLRMQALSRIYLDNVPNIQSSWVTQGQEIGQIALKYGANDLGSIMIEENVVSQAGTTFRMGVADMKRLITDLGYEAHQRDNWYNLLN; from the coding sequence GTGATCTACGATGCGTCATTGGATGAATTGCTGCAGCGGGTTTGGGATGGTCAGCGGGTGACCGCGGTTGAGGCGTTGCGGCTGTATCATTTGCCCCTAGAAGAGTTGGGGGCGTTGTCCGATCGGCGACGCCAGTTGATCAAGGCGCCGGCTTATAATGGTCACGGGAACAAGATCGTCACTTACATCGTCGATCGCAATGTGAATTACACGAACGTCTGCAATGTGTATTGCAAGTTCTGCGCATTCTATCGGACGGAGAAGGAGGATGATTCATATGTCATCACGCACGAGGAGATGGATAAGAAGATCGAGGAAACCATCGCGCTGGGTGGCACCCAGATTTTGATGCAGGGCGGGCATCATCCCAAGCTCAGCCTGCAGTGGTATCTCGATTTGCTTTCGCATATCAAGACCAAGTTCCCGCAGATCAACATCCACGGATTCAGCCCGAGCGAATTCATTCATTTCCGCGAAGTGTTCAATCTGCCGCTGGAGGAAATCATTTCGCAATTCGTGAAAGCCGGCCTGGGCTCCATTCCCGGCGGTGGCGGAGAAATTCTGGTCGATCGCGTGCGCAAACGGATTTCGCCACTCAAAGCGATGAGCGATGATTGGATGAGCGTGATGGATGTGGCGCATAAATTGGGTCTGGCTTCGACCGCGACCATGATGTTCGGCCATGTCGAGACCGTGGAAGAACGCATCGAACATCTCGAACGCGTCCGCGCTCAACAGGACAAGACCAAGGGGTTCACTGCCTTCATCGCGTGGACCTTCCAGGCGGAACATACAATGTTGAAGGCTACCACCGTCGGCGCCCACGAATATCTCCGCATGCAGGCGCTCAGCCGGATTTACCTCGATAACGTGCCGAACATCCAAAGCTCATGGGTTACCCAGGGACAGGAGATTGGCCAGATCGCCCTGAAGTACGGCGCGAATGATTTGGGCAGTATCATGATAGAGGAAAACGTCGTCAGCCAGGCTGGCACCACCTTCCGCATGGGCGTGGCCGACATGAAGCGGTTAATTACCGATCTCGGTTACGAGGCGCATCAACGGGATAATTGGTATAATTTGTTGAATTAG